One Solanum pennellii chromosome 10, SPENNV200 genomic region harbors:
- the LOC107001931 gene encoding RING-H2 finger protein ATL20-like isoform X1, with protein sequence MSSRETTMLVLMVTISLLVPSLLCLICIVCRLHLDAIRRRQLQVLEATSTLPRESSVVVNLPTSGLDDCMIQSYKKVVLGESLRLPGLNSLTCPICLVEYIPGDSIRIIPVCQHCFHVQCIDGWLKMKSTCPVCRNSPPDHRENEKA encoded by the exons ATGTCTTCTCGTGAAACAACTATGTTAGTCCTAATGGTTACAATTTCTCTACTTGTACCATCCCTCCTTTGTTTAATATGTATAGTTTGTCGATTGCATCTTGATGCCATCCGCCGGCGTCAGCTCCAGGTTCTCGAGGCAACATCAACGTTGCCTCGAGAATCCTCTGTGGTAGTAAATCTACCTACTTCGGGCCTTGATGATTGCATGATTCAATCGTACAAAAAG GTAGTCCTTGGTGAAAGTCTACGACTTCCCGGTCTTAACTCACTAACTTGCCCAATATGCCTAGTTGAGTACATTCCTGGAGACTCAATCAGGATCATACCTGTGTGCCAACACTGCTTCCATGTCCAGTGTATTGATGGATGGTTGAAGATGAAGTCTACCTGCCCCGTTTGCCGGAATTCTCCGCCTGATCATCGCGAAAACGAAAAAGCTTGA
- the LOC107001931 gene encoding putative RING-H2 finger protein ATL21B isoform X2 produces the protein MSSRETTMFLVMVTISLLVSSLLCLICIAHRLHLDAIRRHQLEVLEATTTLPREPSMVVTLQNSGLDDCTIQSYKKVVLGESLRLPGLNSLTCPICLVEYIPGDSIRIIPVCQHCFHVQCIDGWLKMKSTCPVCRNSPPDHRENEKA, from the exons ATGTCTTCTCGTGAAACAACTATGTTTCTCGTAATGGTTACAATTTCTCTACTTGTATCATCCCTCCTTTGTTTGATATGTATTGCTCATCGATTGCATCTCGATGCCATTCGCCGGCATCAGCTCGAGGTTCTCGAGGCAACGACAACGTTGCCTCGAGAACCCTCTATGGTAGTAACTCTACAAAATTCGGGCCTTGATGATTGCACGATTCAATCGTACAAAAAG GTAGTCCTTGGTGAAAGTCTACGACTTCCCGGTCTTAACTCACTAACTTGCCCAATATGCCTAGTTGAGTACATTCCTGGAGACTCAATCAGGATCATACCTGTGTGCCAACACTGCTTCCATGTCCAGTGTATTGATGGATGGTTGAAGATGAAGTCTACCTGCCCCGTTTGCCGGAATTCTCCGCCTGATCATCGCGAAAACGAAAAAGCTTGA
- the LOC107032636 gene encoding uncharacterized protein LOC107032636: MVNPLVAYSDDESSSDSAFSQGEENPVVDVVPNLGEESQLPTKPSTPKSDPSTSPSPKAPSPPPPVKEASPPVGADSSPPPIIESPPPPVKEASPPVGADSSPPPIIESPPPPVQETPLSPVQETPLSPVQETPLSPVHETPLSSNPETPTTTVPNNPPSSPSHKTTTQNPPPSPLNDDILLSTLHPKKPRRPRKHIAVKQVRPHRPVTRSANVVKPTDDATSGVKRRRLGKSPVHSSVSPMNLDSETDDVSEGKHSATPQSKSKSAKRNADKFLKVGRKKYFQTKSVLRGRTFHPDILSMDIVKQVCELLRFQGWEELFLEPSLIYEKEVVEFYTNLVILEGDVVSSSVKGVDIVFDATKLGEILHIPSVGINEYNWGFDEYSSLPAKFSQGRVNSRAQTVLKGIMRSLHKLLFEIVHKVILPRGHQRHIASIRDMRLLNALECKERIDWPTLIIKHLARIVDPKLGSHQLAFGNLLTRVFDAFEVPLGEGRILTHADIFTQTILADCGIPMESEQVATASPRTYGPVAQLLRELKVAEEKNATLESENQKLRVELDTSNAEIHRLKDQLVQQQLANNARVDRVLDMLASASTRPGQPSH; encoded by the coding sequence ATGGTTAATCCACTAGTTGCTTACTCTGATGACGAAAGCTCGTCTGATAGTGCATTTTCTCAGGGGGAAGAGAACCCAGTTGTTGATGTTGTGCCTAATCTTGGGGAAGAAAGCCAACTCCCAACTAAACCATCTACACCCAAATCAGATCCATCTACATCTCCATCACCAAAAGCTCCATCTCCACCACCACCAGTTAAAGAAGCATCTCCACCTGTAGGTGCCGACTCTTCACCACCACCCATCATAGAATCTCCACCACCACCAGTTAAAGAAGCATCTCCACCTGTAGGTGCCGACTCTTCACCACCACCCATCATAGAATCTCCACCACCACCAGTCCAAGAAACCCCATTATCCCCAGTCCAAGAAACCCCATTATCACCGGTCCAAGAAACCCCTCTATCCCCAGTCCACGAAACCCCATTATCATCAAACCCAGAAACTCCCACAACCACTGTCCCAAATAACCCCCCTTCTTCCCCATCTCACAAAACCACTACACAAAATCCACCACCATCTCCACTCAATGATGATATTCTTTTGAGTACCCTTCACCCTAAAAAACCAAGGCGGCCAAGAAAGCACATTGCAGTTAAACAGGTTCGTCCACACAGGCCAGTAACAAGGAGTGCGAACGTGGTCAAACCAACTGATGATGCAACTTCTGGTGTGAAGCGTCGACGATTGGGTAAGTCTCCTGTTCATTCATCCGTTTCTCCAATGAATCTTGATTCTGAAACTGATGATGTGTCTGAGGGTAAACATTCTGCAACTCctcaatcaaaatcaaaatctgcAAAGAGAAATGCAGATAAATTTCTCAAAGTGGGAAGGAAAAAGTACTTCCAAACCAAATCAGTGCTTAGGGGTAGAACCTTTCACCCTGATATACTTTCAATGGATATAGTGAAGCAGGTTTGTGAACTACTAAGGTTTCAGGGGTGGGAGGAGTTATTCCTTGAACCtagtttgatttatgaaaaggAAGTGGTAGAGTTCTATACGAACTTGGTAATCTTAGAAGGAGATGTGGTGTCGTCTAGTGTAAAGGGGGTTGACATTGTGTTTGATGCAACCAAACTTGGGGAAATCTTGCATATACCATCTGTGGGGATAAATGAGTAcaattggggttttgatgaaTATTCTAGCCTGCCAGCCAAATTCTCTCAAGGACGAGTCAATTCTAGGGCACAAACTGTTTTAAAGGGAATTATGAGGTCTTTGCATAAGCTTCTTTTCGAGATAGTTCATAAGGTGATACTGCCTAGAGGTCACCAACGTCACATTGCCTCCATAAGAGACATGAGACTTCTGAATGCACTTGAGTGCAAAGAACGCATTGATTGGCCCACACTGATTATCAAACATCTTGCTAGAATTGTGGATCCTAAGCTAGGTTCTCATCAGTTGGCTTTTGGAAACCTGTTGACTAgagtgtttgatgcatttgaagtACCATTGGGAGAAGGCAGGATTTTAACTCATGCAGATATTTTCACTCAAACCATCCTTGCTGATTGTGGCATTCCCATGGAGTCGGAGCAGGTTGCAACTGCATCTCCACGTACATATGGTCCTGTTGCTCAGTTACTTAGGGAACTTAAAGTAGCTGAAGAAAAGAACGCCACTCTTGAGTCAGAAAACCAGAAGTTACGTGTTGAGCTTGACACTTCAAATGCTGAAATACACAGGTTGAAGGATCAGTTGGTGCAGCAGCAACTTGCTAACAATGCAAGAGTTGACAGAGTTCTTGATATGCTGGCTTCTGCTTCAACCAGGCCTGGTCAACCTTCACATTAA